One window of Brachionichthys hirsutus isolate HB-005 chromosome 21, CSIRO-AGI_Bhir_v1, whole genome shotgun sequence genomic DNA carries:
- the nif3l1 gene encoding NIF3-like protein 1 isoform X1 codes for MDLKEVLLVMEQLAPLSLAESWDNVGLLLEPSNSRPVKAILLTNDLTDAVMEEAEAMSCDLIISYHPPLFRPIKRLVQKDWKQRLAIRALEAGIAIFSPHTSWDSVKGGVNDWLVAGLGSGQMSVLSPAHGGASYSHKLEFAVKSAEELKAIIDELKACDGGTSLQYYVGRPDSSEIHVSMACSGSALTPSVQTLLRHNAATQSLSILNLGKPPLPGHGQGRLSVLDEPINIETAIQKMKSHLGLCHLRLALGSGKTLGSSVCTAAVCAGSGASVLNGVKADLYITGEMSHHEVLDAVAKGTSVILSDHSNSERGFLSVFRERLAVRLPDSVAVVVSRADRDPLQVV; via the exons ATGGATCTGAAAGAAGTTCTGCTGGTGATGGAGCAGCTTGCTCCCCTCTCTCTTGCTGAGTCTTGGGACAACGTGGGCCTCCTGCTGGAACCTAGTAACTCTCGGCCTGTCAAAGCCATCCTGCTAACCAACGACCTTACGGATGCTGtcatggaggaagcagaggccATGAGCTGCGACCTCATTATCTCGTATCACCCTCCGTTGTTTCGTCCCATCAAACGTCTGGTTCAGAAAGACTGGAAGCAGCGATTGGCGATCCGTGCTCTGGAGGCTGGGATAGCGATCTTCTCTCCTCACACGTCGTGGGATAGTGTGAAAGGAGGAGTGAATGACTGGCTGGTTGCAGGACTTG GTAGCGGTCAGATGTCTGTCCTGAGCCCGGCTCATGGTGGCGCCTCCTACAGTCACAAACTGGAATTCGCAGTTAAAAGCGCCGAAGAACTAAAAGCTATAATCGACGAACTTAAGGCTTGTGACGGTGGAACGTCACTGCAATATTATGTTGGCAG GCCAGACAGCAGTGAGATCCATGTCAGCATGGCCTGTAGCGGTTCAGCACTGACCCCCAGTGTCCAGACTCTTCTACGACACAACGCAGCCACCCAGTCCCTCAGCATCCTGAACTTAGGGAAG cctcctctCCCCGGACATGGACAAGGACGACTTAGTGTTTTAGACGAGCCAATAAATATTGAAACGGCCATTCAGAAAATGAAGTCCCACCTGGGTTTGTGTCATCTCCGCTTGGCTCTGGGATCAGGGAAGACACTTG GGTCGTCTGTGTGTACTGCGGCTGTCTGTGCTGGATCTGGAGCCTCAGTTCTGAATGGGGTGAAGGCAGACCTCTACATCACAG GTGAAATGTCCCACCATGAAGTTCTGGATGCGGTGGCCAAGGGAACGAGCGTCATCCTCAGTGACCATAGCAACAGTGAGCGGGGTTTTCTGTCCGTCTTCAGGGAGAGGCTGGCTGTGCGTCTTCCTGACAGCGTAGCAGTGGTGGTGTCGAGGGCTGACAGAGACCCTCTACAAGTGGTCTGA
- the tbx6 gene encoding T-box transcription factor TBX6 — protein MLSVEMYPSLTLGPQRIGDGFYRDRQAAAHVPLYPPTCDVSAKVLPPRLLAPPINDPAPQISKDEVRMELENASLWKQFSSVGTEMIITKKGRRMFPGMRLKLSGLNPSLRYILLLDILPADNSRYRFQSGGWQAVGGAEARLPDRVFIHPDSPATGAHWLSRTISFHCAKLTNNTLDAQGHVILHSLHRYQPRVHVIEARDVLRWGGGQHSFVFPETQFITVTAYQNNKITELKISSNPFAKGFREDGMNSKKQRDARQKRKTPVLADPLDGSIVNCDPCESAELVPQPLSTSTGTDLQTLGLASLPPLPDSSCGFRQEEDSYRGALAPPQPIGLSQAFIASQIPDMSISLAGTPGSEAASHRIERWECHKRVDATSYAPTFPTAPLPQSSSPFSSLPIPDSSDTSNPQPPIPPIDYPSILSSSSTTPSLQPTSFTFPTPPPSISASPRPLLSSSSSPADAYHGGQETISPRTPADVSFPPPSSTCQARLQDPMPAHSVLTQPRQPLQGEPITSGLIDQSSAPFIYPAPVATLPNQTQPALGLPPSLQTHGGPASFVFPSVPTHMQSLSIPNVPNNSAHPLLHLQNLNYQAQAPSLSAAFPPSSFTHPSSSLPHPPFQPSSCLAVSSSATSLQTSHPQNLPNPSSCSSTSSFPSVEMGGIPQFNPSAPYRPEMVLHHPSLLPQLDPSLGANLRSPTPPPALYPAFPSYPLRLCQDPHSSLAIPFQHLYRQHQHSHPHPQGAYLDMSTRAVF, from the exons ATGCTGAGCGTGGAGATGTATCCCAGTTTGACTCTGGGACCACAACGGATTGGAGACGGTTTCTACAGAG ACCGGCAGGCTGCAGCCCACGTGCCTCTGTACCCGCCCACCTGTGACGTGTCGGCAAAGGTCCTGCCCCCGAGGTTGTTAGCCCCTCCTATCAATGATCCTGCCCCCCAAATCTCTAAGGATGAAGTGAGAATGGAGCTGGAGAACGCGTCTTTATGGAAGCAGTTCAGCTCAGTGGGCACAGAGATGATCATCACAAAGAAGGGCAG ACGGATGTTCCCTGGGATGAGGTTAAAGCTCTCGGGCCTGAACCCATCTCTGCGCTACATCCTCCTCCTGGACATCCTCCCGGCGGACAACTCTCGCTATCGTTTCCAAAGTGGCGGCTGGCAGGCTGTTGGCGGGGCGGAGGCCAGGCTACCGGACCGCGTCTTTATCCACCCAGACTCACCTGCCACAGGTGCCCACTGGCTGAGCCGCACCATCTCGTTTCACTGCGCCAAGCTCACCAACAACACCCTGGACGCGCAGGGGCAT GTAATTCTGCACTCTCTGCATCGCTACCAACCCAGAGTGCACGTGATTGAAGCCAGAGACGTGCTAAGATGGGGTGGAGGACAACACTCGTTTGTTTTCCCTGAAACCCAGTTTATCACAGTCACTGCCTACCAGAACAACAAG ATCACAGAACTGAAGATCAGCTCCAACCCCTTCGCTAAAGGCTTTCGCGAAGACGGAATGAACAGCAAAAA acaaAGAGACGCAAGACAGAAGCGGAAGACGCCCGTGTTGGCCGACCCGTTGGACGGGTCTATCG TGAACTGTGATCCATGCGAGTCGGCTGAGCTCGTGCCGCAGCCCCTGAGCACCTCCACCGGCACCGACCTGCAGACCCTCGGTCTTGCCTCTCTGCCCCCGCTGCCTGACTCCTCCTGTGGATTCAGGCAAGAGGAGGACTCCTATAGGGGCGCGCTGGCCCCACCTCAGCCAATTGGCCTCAGCCAGGCATTCATAGCATCCCAAATACCTGACATGAGCATCTCCTTGGCCGGCACACCAGGAAGCGAGGCGGCAAGTCATAGGATTGAAAGGTGGGAGTGCCACAAGAG GGTTGATGCTACGTCTTACGCCCCCACCTTCCCcacggctcctcttcctcagtcatcctcccccttctcctctcttcccatCCCAGACTCTTCAGATACGTCCAATCCCCAGCCACCCATCCCCCCTATCGACTACCCGTccattctctcctcctcttccaccacGCCCTCCCTCCAGCCGACGTCCTTCACCTTCCCAACTCCACCTCCATCCATCTCCGCCTCACCTCGGCCGCtcttgtcctcttcctccagccctGCTGACGCCTATCACGGCGGCCAAGAGACGATCAGCCCACGTACGCCGGCAGACGTGTCTTTTCCTCCGCCATCTTCCACATGTCAGGCACGCCTTCAGGACCCGATGCCAGCTCATTCCGTGCTCACCCAACCCAGGCAGCCGCTGCAGGGTGAGCCCATCACCAGCGGCCTCATTGACCAAAGCTCTGCACCCTTTATCTACCCCGCTCCAGTCGCCACTCTGCCCAACCAGACCCAGCCCGCTCTCGGCCTGCCGCCTTCCCTACAGACGCACGGTGGCCCCGCGTCGTTTGTCTTCCCATCTGTCCCAACTCACATGCAAAGTCTGTCTATTCCAAATGTGCCCAATAACTCCGCCCACCCGCTTCTGCATCTCCAAAACCTGAACTACCAAGCTCAAGcgccctccctctctgctgccttccctccttcctccttcactcACCCATCATCCTCGCTCCCTCACCCTCCTTTCCAGCCATCCTCGTGCTTGGCTGTCTCATCTTCCGCCACGTCATTGCAAACGTCACACCCTCAGAACCTTCCCAATccttccagctgctcctccacctcgtCTTTTCCTTCGGTTGAAATGGGTGGCATCCCTCAGTTCAATCCTTCCGCTCCCTACCGCCCAGAGATGGTGCTGCACCATCCTTCCCTTCTCCCTCAGCTGGATCCATCCCTTGGTGCCAATCTTCGCTCCCCTACTCCTCCCCCAGCCCTCTACCCTGCCTTTCCATCCTACCCTCTCCGGCTTTGTCAGGACCCTCACTCATCCCTCGCCATCCCATTCCAGCATCTATACAGGCAGCACCAGCACAGCCATCCGCACCCCCAGGGGGCCTACTTAGATATGAGCACAAGAGCTGTATTTTAG
- the eif3c gene encoding eukaryotic translation initiation factor 3 subunit C, whose translation MSRFFATGSDSESEESSSADEIAPKAPGTTFHQSLLLSDDEEDTKRVVRSAKDKRFEELTNLIKTIRNAMKIRDMAKCLEEFEQLCRAFLKSKNIVDKEGVPPFYIRLLADLEDYLNQIWEDKEGKKKMNKNNAKALSTLRQKIRKYNRDYETEITAYKENPQESADEEEEKEAGDSGSSSESDEEAGDGLSAKSFLKKKPEIPPEASKFLKPAKGSGEEDSSSDEDGEDWGSDTVDSGSESSDDVEGKSASLAVVFLKKKEESEKTEKKLGKKKKQKRKERIEEEAEEEGGEEAEGGWEKVKGGAPLVKEKPKMFAKGTEINIPVVVKKLNEILQARGKKGTDRAAQIELFHALAAIANEHNLGEGILVKIKFNIIASLYDYNPNLAAFMKPDMWKKCLDCIDELLNVLFENDNIFIGENIAEDSESLISGDQPFRVRGCILTLVERMDEEFTKIMQNTDPHSQEYVDNLKDEGHVCGIIDRLLSYMENKGSTEEICRIYLRRIMHTYYKFDYKAHRRSLGLQAESKSEQDQEESEGEDSAVIMDRLCKFIYAKDRTDRIRTCAILCHIYHHALHSRWYQARDLMLMSHLQDNIQHADPPVQILYNRTMVQLGICAFRQGMIKDAHNALLDIQSSGRAKELLGQGLLMRNMQERNAEQEKIEKRRQVPFHMHINLELLECVYLVSAMLLEIPYMAAHEFDARRRMISKQFHHQLRVGERQPLLGPPESMREHVVAASKAMKMGDWRTCHSFIINEKMNSKVWDLFPETQRVREMLVRKIQEESLRTYLFTYSSVYDSISMETLSEMFELEIATVHSIISKMIINEELMASLDQPSQTVVMHRTEPTSLQNMALQLAEKLGGLVENNERVFDLKQGVYGGYFNRDQKGGYQQKQSYQRDQKGGYQQKQGGYQGGYQGGYQRGYQGGYQGGYQGGYQGGYQRGYQGGYQGGYQGGYQGGYQGGYQGGYQGGYQRGGYRNQNQGNY comes from the exons ATGTCTCGTTTCTTTGCCACCGGCTCCGACAGTGAGTCAGAGGAATCCTCATCTGCCGATGAGATCGCCCCTAAAGCCCCTGGGACAACTTTCCATCA gTCGTTGCTTCtcagtgatgatgaggaggacacTAAGAGAGTTGTGCGCAGTGCCAAAGACAAAAG GTTTGAGGAGCTGACCAACCTCATAAAGACGATCCGCAATGCGATGAAGATTCGTGACATGGCCAAATGTCTGGAGGAGTTTGAGCAGTTATGTCGAGCCTTCctaaaaagcaaaaatatagTGGACAAAGAGGGTGTTCCACCGTTCTACATCCGCCTGCTGGCTGACCTGGAAGATTACCTGAACCAG ATTTGGGAAGACAAAGAGGGCaagaagaaaatgaacaaaaacaatgcaaaagCCCTCAGTACGCTACGTCAGAAGATCCGCAAGTACAACAGAGATTATGAGACAGAGATAACTGCATACAAGGAG AACCCACAGGAGTctgcagatgaagaggaagagaaggaggcagGGGATTCAG GTTCATCGTCTGAGAGCGATGAAGAAGCGGGAGATGGACTCTCGGCAAAATCCTTCTTGAAGAAGAAGCCCGAGATTCCCCCAGAGGCCAGCAAATTCCTCAAGCCTGCCAAAGGGTCTGGG GAGGAGGATTCCTCTAGTGATGAAGACGGTGAAGACTGGGGCTCAGACACAGTGGACAGTGGCAGTGAGAGTTCGGACGATGTGGAGGGAAAGAGCGCTTCCCTGGCCGTGGTCTTCCTCAAAAA GAAGGAGGAGTCTGAGAAAACCGAAAAGAAGCTTggtaagaagaagaaacaaaaaaggaaagagcGTATAgaagaggaggccgaggaggagggaggagaagaggccGAGGGAGGCTGGGAGAAGGTGAAGGGAGGCGCCCCTCTGGTCAAG GAAAAGCCCAAAATGTTTGCCAAAGGCACGGAAATCAACATTCCAGTGGTCGTGAAGAAGCTGAATGAGATCCTGCAAGCAAGAGGCAAAAAGGGCACCGACAG GGCTGCCCAGATCGAACTGTTCCATGCTCTGGCAGCCATCGCCAACGAGCACAACTTGGGTGAAGGCATCCTGGTCAAGATTAAGTTCAACATCATCGCCTCCCTGTACGACTACAACCCCAACCTGGCAGCCTTCATGAAG CCCGATATGTGGAAGAAGTGTCTGGACTGCATCGATGAGTTGCTGAACGTTCTCTTTGAAAACGACAACATCTTCATTGGCGAGAACATCGCAGAAGACAGCGAGAGCCTGATCAGCGGAGACCAG CCTTTCAGGGTCCGTGGATGCATCTTAACCTTAGTCGagaggatggatgaagaattTACCAAGATCATGCAGAACACTGATCCCCACTCGCAGG AATATGTCGACAACCTGAAAGACGAGGGCCACGTTTGTGGCATCATTGACCGGCTGCTGAGCTACATGGAGAACAAAGGCAGCACGGAGGAGATTTGCCGCATCTACTTGCGCAGGATCATGCACACGTACTACAAGTTCGACTACAAAGCCCACCGGCGCAGCCTCGGCCTCCAGGCAGAGTCCAAG TCTGAGCAGGACCAGGAAGAGAGTGAAGGGGAGGACAGCGCCGTGATTATGGACCGCCTCTGCAAGTTCATCTACGCCAAGGACCGCACCGACCGGATCCGGACTTGTGCCATCCTCTGCCACATCTATCACCATGCGCTGCATTCACGGTGGTACCAGGCCCGGGACCTAATGCTGATGAGCCACCTGCAAGACAACATCCAGCACGCTGACCCCCCTGTGCAG ATCTTGTACAACAGGACCATGGTCCAGCTTGGCATCTGCGCCTTTAGGCAGGGCATGATTAAAGACGCCCACAACGCCCTTCTGGACATCCAGTCCTCTGGCCGCGCCAAGGAGCTGCTGGGTCAGGGTTTGCTCATGAGGAACATGCAGGAGAGGAACGCTGAGCAGGAGAAGATTGAAAAGAGGAGACAG GTGCCGTTCCACATGCACATcaacctggagctgctggaatGTGTGTACCTGGTGTCGGCCATGCTGTTAGAGATCCCCTACATGGCCGCCCACGAGTTTGACGCCCGCCGCAGGATGATCAGCAAGCAGTTCCACCACCAGCTCAGGGTGGGAGAAAGACAACCGCTGCTGG GGCCTCCGGAGAGCATGAGGGAGCACGTGGTGGCGGCCAGCAAGGCCATGAAGATGGGCGACTGGCGCACGTGCCACTCGTTCATCATCAATGAGAAGATGAACAGTAAAGTGTGGGACCTGTTCCCAGAGACGCAGCGAGTGCGCGAGATGCTTGTTAG GAAGATCCAGGAAGAGTCGCTCAGGACCTATCTGTTCACGTACAGCAGCGTGTACGACTCCATCAG CATGGAGACGCTGTCGGAGATGTTCGAGCTGGAGATCGCCACAGTTCACAGCATCATCAGCAAGATGATCATCAACGAGGAGCTGATG GCGTCGCTCGACCAGCCGTCGCAGACCGTGGTGATGCACCGCACGGAGCCCACCTCCCTGCAGAACATGGCCCTGCAACTGGCGGAGAAACTGGGCGGCTTGGTGGAGAATAACGAGCGCGTCTTCGACCTCAAGCAAGGCGTCTACGGAGGCTACTTCAACAGAG ATCAGAAAGGTGGCTACCAGCAGAAGCAGTCCTACCAGCGAG ATCAGAAAGGTGGCTACCAGCAGAAACAGGGAGGCTACCAGGGGGGCTACCAAGGAGGCTACCAGCGAGGCTACCAGGGAGGCTACCAGGGAGGCTACCAGGGAGGCTACCAAGGAGGATACCAGCGAGGCTACCAAGGAGGCTACCAAGGAGGCTACCAAGGAGGCTACCAAGGAGGCTACCAAGGAGGCTACCAAGGAGGCTACCAAGGAGGCTACCAGCGAGGCGGCTACAGAAATCAAAACCAGGGGAACTACTGA
- the nif3l1 gene encoding NIF3-like protein 1 isoform X2, which yields MDLKEVLLVMEQLAPLSLAESWDNVGLLLEPSNSRPVKAILLTNDLTDAVMEEAEAMSCDLIISYHPPLFRPIKRLVQKDWKQRLAIRALEAGIAIFSPHTSWDSVKGGVNDWLVAGLGSGQMSVLSPAHGGASYSHKLEFAVKSAEELKAIIDELKACDGGTSLQYYVGRSYSSEIHVSMACSGSALTPSVQTLLRHNAATQSLSILNLGKPPLPGHGQGRLSVLDEPINIETAIQKMKSHLGLCHLRLALGSGKTLGSSVCTAAVCAGSGASVLNGVKADLYITGEMSHHEVLDAVAKGTSVILSDHSNSERGFLSVFRERLAVRLPDSVAVVVSRADRDPLQVV from the exons ATGGATCTGAAAGAAGTTCTGCTGGTGATGGAGCAGCTTGCTCCCCTCTCTCTTGCTGAGTCTTGGGACAACGTGGGCCTCCTGCTGGAACCTAGTAACTCTCGGCCTGTCAAAGCCATCCTGCTAACCAACGACCTTACGGATGCTGtcatggaggaagcagaggccATGAGCTGCGACCTCATTATCTCGTATCACCCTCCGTTGTTTCGTCCCATCAAACGTCTGGTTCAGAAAGACTGGAAGCAGCGATTGGCGATCCGTGCTCTGGAGGCTGGGATAGCGATCTTCTCTCCTCACACGTCGTGGGATAGTGTGAAAGGAGGAGTGAATGACTGGCTGGTTGCAGGACTTG GTAGCGGTCAGATGTCTGTCCTGAGCCCGGCTCATGGTGGCGCCTCCTACAGTCACAAACTGGAATTCGCAGTTAAAAGCGCCGAAGAACTAAAAGCTATAATCGACGAACTTAAGGCTTGTGACGGTGGAACGTCACTGCAATATTATGTTGGCAGGTCCT ACAGCAGTGAGATCCATGTCAGCATGGCCTGTAGCGGTTCAGCACTGACCCCCAGTGTCCAGACTCTTCTACGACACAACGCAGCCACCCAGTCCCTCAGCATCCTGAACTTAGGGAAG cctcctctCCCCGGACATGGACAAGGACGACTTAGTGTTTTAGACGAGCCAATAAATATTGAAACGGCCATTCAGAAAATGAAGTCCCACCTGGGTTTGTGTCATCTCCGCTTGGCTCTGGGATCAGGGAAGACACTTG GGTCGTCTGTGTGTACTGCGGCTGTCTGTGCTGGATCTGGAGCCTCAGTTCTGAATGGGGTGAAGGCAGACCTCTACATCACAG GTGAAATGTCCCACCATGAAGTTCTGGATGCGGTGGCCAAGGGAACGAGCGTCATCCTCAGTGACCATAGCAACAGTGAGCGGGGTTTTCTGTCCGTCTTCAGGGAGAGGCTGGCTGTGCGTCTTCCTGACAGCGTAGCAGTGGTGGTGTCGAGGGCTGACAGAGACCCTCTACAAGTGGTCTGA
- the cabp5a gene encoding calcium-binding protein 5a, whose translation MMHLANEKKPPEVKMSFGAACIFLRGGKNIPRKLADDEIDELRDAFNEFDKDKDGLISCKDLGNLMRTMGYMPTEMELIELGQNINMNLGGRVDFEDFVDLMSPKLLEETAGMIGMKELKDAFKEFDMDGDGSITTEELRSAMRKLMGEHMSRREIDAIVKEADDNGDGTVDFEEFVRMMSHP comes from the exons ATGATGCATTTGGCTAATGAGAAGAAACCCCCAGAAG tgaAAATGAGCTTTGGGGCTGCGTGCATTTTCTTGCGAGGAGGGAAAAATATC CCCAGAAAACTGGCTGATGATGAGATTGATG AGTTGCGCGACGCATTCAATGAGTTTGATAAAGACAAGGATGGGTTGATCAGCTGCAAGGACTTGGGGAATCTGATGAGAACAATGGGCTACATGCCTACGGAGATGGAGCTGATTGAGCTGGGCCAGAATATCAACATGAACC ttggtggcagagtggactttgagGACTTTGTCGACCTGATGTCCCCGAAGCTCCTGGAAGAAACCGCCGGGATGATCGGCATGAAAGAGCTCAAAGACGCCTTTAAAGAA TTTGACATGGATGGAGATGGATCGATCACGACAGAGGAGCTGCGGTCTGCCATGAGGAAGCTGATGGGCGAACACATGAGCCGAAGAGAGATAGATGCCATCGTCAAAGAAGCAGATGACAATGGAGATGGCACAGTGGACTTTGAAG AGTTTGTCAGAATGATGTCCCATCCGTGA
- the prodh2 gene encoding hydroxyproline dehydrogenase, with amino-acid sequence MVRSRLYPPSLRLMGTAASKPLVAKQPNLTPTSPLSFENPSAFRVKSFGELLRALSVFHFCSFPSLVNNCGKLMSVAQSILGRRGLSLLLKPTFYAQFVAGENEREIFKSMEKMSLLGLRPMLAVPIEEDLGESSGEKRYDDNMGAMLECVRMSHSNSWSKDPMMQLKITALLNPELCAKLTKLISQQPYDLSLLVRAMDGESISFPGLEESEVSHFLRGLQRLNKVAEASVNKVRVLVDAEYTYMNPALSLVTMAMMKKFNKDGVWIWNTYQCYLKESRSLLLNELHLSKNEGFRMGVKLVRGAYMDKERKLAETEGHLDPVHQCWEDTNDSYNGLLDAMLEVISQRPERYRLIVATHNEESVKRAAKRMEELNIDKDGGSVCFGQLLGMCDHVSLTLAKEGHAVYKSVPYGSVADTLPYLVRRAQENRTVLQGIRKERNLLQQEFSRRLRGGRRSPE; translated from the exons ATGGTGCGCTCCCGTCTCTACCCTCCGTCCCTGCGGCTGATGGGTACCGCAGCTTCTAAACCTCTGGTGGCTAAGCAGCCCAACCTTACCCCCACTTCACCGCTCAGCTTTGAGAATCCCAGTGCTTTCAGGGTGAAGAGTTTTGGAGAGCTGCTCCGTGCTCTGTCCGTTTTCCATTTCTGCTCCTTCCCTTCGCTGGTTAACAACTGTGGGAAG CTGATGTCAGTAGCACAGTCAATCCTGGGGAGGAGGGGGCTTTCCCTCCTGCTGAAGCCCACTTTTTATGCCCAGTTTGTGGCTGGAGAAAACGAAAGGgagatttttaaatccatggAGAAGATGAGCTTGCTGGGATTGAGACCCATGCTCGCCGTACCCATTGAGGAGGATCTGGGAGAAAGCAGTGG AGAGAAGCGGTATGATGACAACATGGGTGCCATGTTGGAGTGTGTGCGAATGTCCCATAGCAACTCCTGGAGCAAAGACCCAATGATGCAGCTTAAGATCACGGCCCTGCTCAACCCGGAGTTGTGT GCAAAACTCACAAAACTCATTTCGCAACAACCATACGACCTCAGTCTTCTAGTCAGAGCAATGGATGGAGAG TCAATCAGCTTCCCGGGCTTAGAGGAAAGTGAAGTTTCCCATTTCCTTCGTGGTCTGCAGAGACTCAACAAAGTTGCAGAG GCAAGTGTGAACAAGGTCAGAGTCCTGGTTGATGCAGAGTACACCTACATGAACCCCGCCCTTTCCCTTGTCACCATGGCAATGATGAAGAAGTTTAATAAAGATGGCGTTTGGATTTGGAACACATATCAGTGTTACCTGAAG GAGTCCAGGTCTCTCCTCCTGAATGAGCTGCATCTGTCCAAGAATGAGGGTTTCAGAATGGGAGTCAAGCTGGTGCGAGGGGCCTACATGGACAAAGAGAGGAAGTTGGCAGAGACCGAGGGTCATCTGGATCCCGTCCACCAATGCTGGGAGGACACCAATGACAG TTACAACGGCCTGCTGGACGCAATGCTGGAAGTCATATCCCAGAGGCCTGAGCGCTACAGGCTCATAGTCGCCACCCACAACGAGGAGTCGGTGAAGCGAGCTGCCAAACG GATGGAAGAGTTGAACATCGACAAGGATGGAGGTTCGGTGTGTTTCGGCCAGCTGCTGGGCATGTGTGATCACGTCTCCCTGACACTGG CTAAGGAGGGCCATGCTGTGTACAAGTCAGTGCCATACGGCTCAGTCGCCGACACGCTCCCCTATCTGGTGCGCCGGGCTCAGGAGAATCGCACCGTGTTGCAGGGAATCCGCAAAGAGAGGAACCTTCTGCAGCAGGAGTTCAGCAGGAGACTGAGGGGAGGCAGAAGGTCACCCGAATAG